A window of Panicum virgatum strain AP13 chromosome 8K, P.virgatum_v5, whole genome shotgun sequence contains these coding sequences:
- the LOC120644524 gene encoding L-type lectin-domain containing receptor kinase IX.1-like → MGLLPSSNKLQAIISILFLPPVLLVPCSYSKSCPDSDEPPPSLGKFNYDSTLDTKSQCTIANDSGLFANISWQELADMSDAGAGERPSMYVIPGSTSSVRLITYNEEACVLGASFNVSFTMSLYPPSWNETTAGQSNTSSIRGVAFLAMPDIVNVFRANETLTKLLALGARGSLILSNPRSWTAPIAGAGSVSGDLGWLPSDASLPLDDPPSRHLVIRITGIRQPAEERYTVWIEYDGRRRILAVYIGAGGKSKGRPEKAVVTLDQVRYRDPVHRTACFGLFSSLGQLKQVHTWSTEGDELPDSEYFILENIARLKRARRQRLRMTVGSVAGSVSATAAVAVAAAFYFRSKQRRWKKEQEKLTRIMQRLPGVPTQVDFTDIRKATAGFHETTRLGTGGFSSVYRCRLPAASTSSSSTAEVAVKKFTRGVHEERYEDFLAEVSIINRLRHKNVVPLVGWSYHKGEPLLIYEYMKNGSLDQHLFRRGGDGEQRHQQEETSIRQWHTRYSIVRDIATGLHYVHHEHEPMVLHRDIKASNIMLDSNFHARVGDFGIACTVAADRSSATGMVGTWGYIAPDYAMSHRATRQTDIYAFGVLVLEIVTGKKNMDVPTEDGHISGWVWRLHGEGQLLEAVDGVVLTQSRMNPEEIAGQAKRLLLLGLACTNPNPSSRPSMAEAVQVITKLAPPPEVPLERPKFVWPPEPEEWRSLDDSDNSTTVMSNFGASFASTVDISTPRAEAFQGSCAIRAEGRQQLPHESP, encoded by the exons ATGGGCCTCCTCCCGAGTAGTAATAAGCTGCAGGCTATCATCTCCATTTTGTTCCTCCCACCAGTACTGCTAGTCCCTTGCTCGTACTCGAAATCATGTCCGGACTCCGATGAGCCTCCTCCTTCGCTGGGCAAATTCAACTACGACTCCACCCTGGATACCAAGTCCCAGTGCACGATAGCCAATGATTCAGGTCTGTTCGCTAACATTAGCTGGCAGGAGCTCGCCGACATgtccgacgccggcgccggcgagcggccgTCGATGTACGTGATCCCAGGTTCAACGTCGTCGGTGCGACTGATCACCTACAACGAGGAGGCCTGTGTCCTGGGGGCGTCCTTCAACGTCTCCTTCACGATGAGCCTGTATCCGCCGTCGTGGAACGAGACGACGGCGGGGCAGAGCAACACCAGCAGCATCAGGGGCGTAGCCTTCCTCGCCATGCCGGACATCGTCAACGTGTTTCGTGCCAACGAGACCCTGACAAAGCTGCTGGCGCTCGGTGCGCGCGGATCGCTCATCCTCTCGAACCCCAGGAGCTGGACAGCCCCGATCGCCGGCGCCGGAAGCGTTTCCGGGGACCTCGGGTGGCTGCCATCTGACGCATCGCTCCCGCTGGATGACCCTCCAAGTCGCCATCTGGTGATCCGTATTACCGGCATCCGGCAGCCAGCGGAGGAGCGGTACACCGTCTGGATCGAGTATGACGGCCGGAGGCGGATCTTGGCAGTCTACATCGGCGCCGGCGGTAAAAGCAAGGGCAGGCCGGAAAAGGCTGTAGTCACCTTGGACCAGGTGAGGTACAGGGACCCGGTGCACAGGACGGCCTGCTTCGGCTTGTTCTCCTCGCTGGGGCAACTGAAGCAAGTCCACACCTGGAGCACGGAGGGCGACGAGTTGCCCGATTCTGAGTACTTCATCCTTGAGAACATAGCGCGGCTTAAGAGAGCCCGGAGACAGAGACTACGCATGACTGTGGGTTCAGTCGCCGGGTCGGTGTCAGCCACCGCGGccgtggccgtcgccgccgcattcTACTTCCGGTCCAAGCAGCGGAGGTggaagaaggagcaggagaagctcaCAAGGATCATGCAGCGCCTCCCTGGGGTGCCTACCCAGGTGGATTTCACCGACATCAGGAAGGCCACCGCCGGCTTCCACGAGACCACGAGGCTGGGGACTGGCGGCTTCAGCTCCGTCTACAGGTGCCGCCTCCCTGCTGCTTCGACTTCTTCCAGTTCCACGGCGGAGGTCGCCGTCAAGAAGTTCACACGGGGAGTCCACGAGGAGCGCTACGAGGACTTCCTCGCCGAGGTCAGCATCATCAACCGCCTCCGCCACAAGAACGTCGTCCCGCTCGTCG GGTGGTCTTACCACAAAGGAGAGCCCTTGCTTATCTATGAGTACATGAAGAATGGTAGCTTGGATCAACATCTCTTTCGGAgaggcggcgatggcgagcagCGGCATCAGCAAGAAGAAACATCTATCCGGCAGTGGCACACCCGCTACAGCATCGTGAGGGACATAGCCACGGGCCTGCACTACGTCCATCACGAGCACGAGCCAATGGTGTTGCACCGTGACATCAAAGCAAGCAACATCATGCTCGACTCCAACTTCCACGCCCGTGTCGGCGACTTCGGCATCGCCTGCACGGTGGCTGCAGACCGGAGCTCGGCCACCGGCATGGTTGGCACCTGGGGTTACATAGCGCCGGATTACGCGATGAGCCATAGGGCCACGCGCCAGACTGACATCTACGCATTTGGGGTGCTCGTCCTTGAGATTGTTACGGGCAAGAAGAACATGGATGTGCCAACGGAAGACGGCCACATCTCCGGCTGGGTCTGGCGTCTTCATGGGGAGGGGCAGCTGCTCGAGGCTGTGGATGGCGTGGTGCTAACCCAAAGCCGTATGAATCCTGAAGAAATCGCCGGTCAGGCTAAACGTCTACTGCTCCTGGGGTTGGCGTGCACCAACCCCAACCCGTCGAGTCGCCCGAGCATGGCGGAGGCGGTGCAGGTCATCACCAAGTTGGCGCCACCGCCGGAGGTGCCACTTGAAAGGCCAAAGTTTGTGTGGCCGCCGGAACCGGAAGAATGGCGTTCACTCGACGACTCTGACAATAGCACAACAGTGATGAGTAATTTTGGGGCATCCTTTGCCAGCACGGTCGATATCAGCACTCCACGAGCCGAGGCATTCCAAGGTAGCTGCGCCATTCGTGCGGAGGGACGACAGCAACTCCCTCACGAATCACCCTGA
- the LOC120644525 gene encoding uncharacterized protein LOC120644525, which produces MGTPEQMKALSIQGQTQDPITGDGSTCSAAQIKADSNCAEGTESPVHLPEDILHRIHALMPIRDAAQAACVSHAFLRSWRYYPRLILSVDSLGIKDYGSKYDELTRDFISRVDHIMQNHSGMGVKEFRLENYPCSTMDPSTVDRWVQVAITPGIKEFDLSLFELSDIKYSFPCSLLSGERGSSIQSLMLAGCSLRSLEQAGFMSSLTNLDLHSVDVTGEELFCFLSNSYALEKISLWNCNNIICLKIPCQLQKLNFLEVLDCEMLEMIDSNAPNLSTLSCSGRQTHISLGHASQVRKIRFRCDYSSNALDYAITKLPLIAPNLQILYLSIIDETINIPTAFGKFLQLKHLEIILHAPNSLDFDFCCLISFLDASPALETFILRIGMPTIRHDSIVEDVISDSSHPLHLSESCYDNLKNVMITGFCSAKSMIELTIHIMVKTKSLECLTLDTTRGHDRRFANIDRCWPMDAEALVEAGKARIAIQRYIEGRVPVAVNLKVIEPCSKCSY; this is translated from the exons atggggacGCCCGAGCAGATGAAGGCGCTGTCTATCCAGGGGCAGACCCAAGACCCGATCACAG GTGACGGATCAACTTGCTCGGCTGCTCAAATAAAGGCGGATTCTAATTGTGCCGAAGGAACGGAATCGCCGGTCCACCTTCCCGAG GACATTCTTCACCGGATACATGCTCTCATGCCAATTCGAGATGCCGCTCAAGCTGCCTGCGTGTCTCATGCTTTTCTGCGTTCTTGGAGATACTATCCCAGGCTCATCCTTTCTGTTGATTCTTTAGGCATAAAGGATTATGGATCCAAGTATGATGAATTGACAAGGGATTTTATTAGTAGAGTTGACCACATTATGCAGAATCACTCTGGCATGGGAGTGAAGGAATTTAGACTAGAAAACTACCCTTGCTCCACTATGGATCCCAGTACTGTGGACCGCTGGGTTCAAGTTGCCATTACACCTGGGATTAAAGAGTTTGATCTATCACTGTTTGAACTCAGTGACATAAAGTACAGCTTTCCATGTTCTCTTTTATCTGGGGAGAGGGGAAGCTCCATTCAGTCTTTGATGCTTGCTGGATGTTCTCTTCGCTCCCTGGAACAAGCTGGTTTCATGAGTAGCCTGACAAATTTGGATTTGCATTCAGTTGACGTCACTGGCGAGGAACTATTTTGTTTTCTGTCCAACTCTTATGCTTTGGAGAAAATTTCCCTTTGGAACTGCAATAATATAATTTGCTTGAAAATACCTTGTCAGCTGCAAAAGCTTAATTTCCTGGAAGTGCTGGATTGCGAAATGCTAGAGATGATTGACAGCAATGCCCCGAATCTCTCAACACTCTCCTGTTCAGGACGGCAAACACATATCTCGCTTGGACATGCATCACAAGTGAGGAAAATAAGATTTCGTTGTGACTATTCATCTAATGCACTTGATTATGCTATTACCAAACTTCCACTCATTGCACCGAATCTCCAAATTCTGTATCTGTCAATAATTGATGAG ACTATCAATATACCAACGGCGTTTGGCAAATTCCTACAGCTGAAGCACCTGGAGATAATTTTGCACGCACCAAATTCCCTAGACTTTGACTTTTGCTGCCTGATTTCTTTCCTTGATGCTTCTCCTGCCTTGGAGACTTTCATCTTGCGT ATTGGGATGCCAACCATTAGGCATGATTCGATTGTTGAAGATGTGATCAGTGATTCCTCACATCCACTGCACCTTTCAGAAAGCTGCTATGACAACCTAAAGAATGTGATGATAACTGGCTTTTGCTCCGCGAAGAGCATGATTGAGCTCACAATCCACATTATGGTGAAAACAAAATCATTGGAGTGCCTTACACTAGACACTACCCGTGGCCATGACAGGAGGTTTGCCAACATTGACAGATGCTGGCCGATGGATGCGGAGGCGCTTGTAGAGGCAGGAAAGGCCCGCATCGCCATTCAGAGATACATTGAGGGAAGAGTGCCCGTGGCTGTGAACCTGAAGGTTATCGAGCCGTGCAGCAAGTGCAGCTACTGA
- the LOC120644528 gene encoding WRKY transcription factor WRKY51-like, whose amino-acid sequence ISRDSGFSVSGASSSFLSSVTTGDGSVSNGRGGGGSSSPLMLPPPTGAASCGKPPLSSSGAGQKRKCHEHAHSENVVGGKYRATGGRCHCSKGHRRPMPLLQAQEAPGEADDPRAGD is encoded by the exons ATATCTAGGGACTCCGGGTTCAGCGTGTCCGGCGCCAGCTCCTCGTTCCTGTCGTCGGTGACGACCGGCGACGGGAGCGTGTCgaacgggcgcggcggcggcgggtcgtcATCGCCGCTGATGCTCCCGCCGCCGACAGGCGCGGCCAGCTGCGGGAAGCCGCCGCTGTCGTCGTCCGGCGCCGGACAGAAGCGCAAGTGCCACGAGCACGCGCACTCGGAGAACGTCGTCGGCGGCAAGTACAGGGCCACCGGCGGCCGATGCCACTGCTCCAAGGGCCACCGGCGGCCGATGCCACTGCTCCAAGCGCAG GAAGCACCGGGTGAAGCGGACGATCCGCGTGCCGGCGATTAG
- the LOC120644527 gene encoding protein COFACTOR ASSEMBLY OF COMPLEX C SUBUNIT B CCB1, chloroplastic-like, translating into MDAATVAPRLLLPLRAAPPPTRRGAAAFSRRVSGPRRRRLRASPARASLDRAAVLLDAAAAAGGTGYSQASYYTSLGLFVLSVPGLWSLIKRSVKSKIVQKTFIKEGGQSMAPNQVAGEILSFFTRNNFTVSDCGEVITFEGTMVPSRGQAALLTFCTCISLGSVGLVLSIAVPEGGNNWFWLMTLSPLAGVYYWTKASRKEEIKVKMILSDDGNVSEILVRGDDVQVEQMRKELKFSEKGMIYVKGIFET; encoded by the exons ATGGAcgccgccacggtcgctccgcgcctcctcctcccgctccgcgccgcgccgccgccgacgcggcgcggcgcggccgccttCTCCCGGAGGGTGTCCGGGCCGAGACGAAGGCGGCTCCGCGCCTCACCCGCGCGAGCGTCGCTCGACCGCGCCGCGGTCCTgctcgacgccgcggcggcggccggcgggaccGGGTACTCGCAGGCGAGCTACTACACGTCGCTGGGGCTCTTCGTGCTCTCCGTGCCGGGGCTGTGGTCGCTCATCAAGCGCTCCGTCAAGTCCAAG ATTGTACAGAAGACATTTATCAAAGAGGGAGGGCAGTCGATGGCGCCAAATCAGGTGGCTGGAGAGATCCTGTCGTTCTTCACCCGCAACAATTTCACTGTATCAGACTGCGGTGAGGTTATCAC CTTTGAGGGCACGATGGTACCAAGCAGAGGACAGGCAGCGCTGCTGACCTTCTGCACCTGCATTAGCCTCGGTAGCGTTGGGCTTGTTCTATCGATCGCTGTCCCAGAAGGTGGAAACAACTGGTTCTGGCTTATGACCCTAAGCCCCTTGGC GGGAGTGTACTACTGGACAAAAGCATCAAGGAAAGAAGAGATCAAGGTCAAGATGATCCTGTCAGATGATGGGAACGTATCTGAGATCCTTGTGCGAGGTGATGACGTCCAAGTTGAGCAGATGAGGAAGGAGCTCAAGTTTAGCGAGAAGGGGATGATTTACGTGAAGGGCATCTTTGAGACATGA